A single genomic interval of Cucumis sativus cultivar 9930 chromosome 5, Cucumber_9930_V3, whole genome shotgun sequence harbors:
- the LOC101211271 gene encoding uncharacterized protein LOC101211271 yields the protein MNFGVNTLQNHHLQPRNRLDLIMMEPPEAEEEAGGGSNSGNGGRGGGGEVVEREHMFDKVVTPSDVGKLNRLVIPKQHAERFFPLDSSTNDKGLLLNFEDRNGKSWRFRYSYWNSSQSYVMTKGWSRFVKEKRLDAGDIVSFQRGIGEIGRDRLYIDWRRRPELPIHHYPITTATTAIRPSIVIPSGSGATAAWGPLVWQPLGVTTAGYHHQPAAVTPRDHAHLSRNNNNSNNNNNNGNGMCCPYGYGSSSVETTSSGLVYLRTELGGKSSRRVIGTPRLGEDQELELEMDRNYNNYQMQQEYCSNGGGGASMVVLQGNYSMENHHHHHKLNSNNNNNYSEEDTPVKKSRLRLFGVNMEMESPISSPSSDECDLLLSTNPKTTTSTTQFQLPSPSIYKV from the exons ATGAATTTTGGAGTTAATACACTCCAAAATCACCATCTTCAACCTAGAAATAGGTTAGATTTGATCATGATGGAGCCTCCGGAGGCGGAGGAGGAAGCCGGTGGTGGTTCTAACAGCGGCAACGGcggaagaggaggaggaggagaagttGTTGAGAGAGAACACATGTTTGACAAAGTGGTGACTCCAAGTGACGTAGGTAAATTGAATCGTCTCGTAATTCCAAAGCAGCACGCTGAGAGATTTTTCCCTTTAGATTCATCAACAAACGACAAGGGTTTACTCTTAAACTTCGAAGATCGTAACGGAAAATCATGGCGATTTCGTTACTCCTACTGGAACAGCAGCCAAAGCTACGTTATGACCAAAGGTTGGAGTCGTTTCGTCAAGGAGAAACGCCTTGACGCTGGAGATATTGTCTCATTTCAACGTGGAATTGGTGAAATTGGAAGAGATCGTCTTTACATCGACTGGCGTCGTCGTCCTGAACTCCCCATCCACCACTATCCCATCACCACCGCCACCACTGCCATCCGACCAAGCATCGTCATACCAAGCGGCAGTGGTGCTACTGCCGCCTGGGGGCCATTAGTCTGGCAGCCCCTCGGCGTAACGACAGCTGGATACCATCATCAGCCAGCTGCCGTAACGCCGCGGGACCACGCACACTTGTCACgaaacaacaacaacagtaacaacaataacaacaatggGAATGGTATGTGTTGTCCTTATGGATATGGGAGTAGTAGTGTTGAAACAACAAGTTCTGGGTTGGTGTATTTGAGGACAGAATTAGGAGGAAAATCATCAAGAAGAGTAATTGGTACTCCAAGATTAGGGGAGGATCAAGAATTGGAATTGGAAATGGATaggaattataataattatcagATGCAGCAAGAGTATTGTAGTAATGGTGGGGGTGGTGCTTCAATGGTGGTCCTTCAAGGAAATTATAGTATGgaaaatcatcatcatcatcataaattaaatagtaataacaataataattatagtgAAGAAGATACACCAGTGaaaaaatcaagattaagGCTATTTGGTGTAAACATGGAGATGGAGAGTCCAATTTCATCACCTTCTTCTGATGaatgtgatttattattatctacAAACCCCAAAACCACTACTTCTACCACTCAATTCCAATTGCCTTCTCCTTCAATTTACAA AGTATGA